A window from Brachyhypopomus gauderio isolate BG-103 chromosome 6, BGAUD_0.2, whole genome shotgun sequence encodes these proteins:
- the LOC143517578 gene encoding cell adhesion molecule CEACAM5-like: protein MARAAMATRISTMAPPLLFLLVTPAWLEGPYDLIWNYQNKLCWSELRRLQHRSVGLHAPPDDQDPDGRVREGAAVGLECPFFCRRFEREDRFVWFKNGLRLPANTSQLHLESVSRQDSGEYTCALSGFEDLVSQPVILNVRYSPKVFSVTATLLCEADANPPVEDYVWYKEGQSSPVAFGKSFRISSIAEEDISQYYCEAQNSSTQHSARPSSFGKRKEDCPTALAVAAGLCGCWGALATTVLIARLCVSRSKKKTSSPHNKITDGEHDVYADLDPESRASNSVYTDLTTLHSRSPNAAAGV, encoded by the exons ATGGCCAGAGCAGCCATGGCGACAAGGATCTCCACAATGGCTCCTCCTTTGCTCTTTCTGCTAGTGACACCAG CCTGGCTCGAGGGACCTTATGATCTCATCTGGAATTATCAGAATAAACTATGTTG GTCTGAACTGAGACGGCTGCAGCACAGAAGTGTTGGGCTTCATGCAC CACCGGATGACCAGGATCCAGACGGACgagtgagagagggggcagCTGTGGGTTTGGAGTGTCCATTCTTCTGTAGAAGATTTGAAAGAGAGGACAGATTTGTCTGGTTCAAAAATGGTCTACGTTTACCCGCCAACACCAGCCAGCTCCACCTGGAGTCAGTCAGCAGGCAGGATTCTGGCGAATACACCTGTGCTTTATCAGGGTTTGAAGATCTAGTCTCTCAACCTGTAATTCTCAATGTCAGAT ACTCCCCGAAGGTGTTCTCCGTCACGGCGACTCTGTTGTGTGAAGCTGATGCCAACCCACCTGTAGAAGACTACGTGTGGTATAAAGAAGGCcagtcctcacctgtggcctTCGGGAAGAGCTTCAGAATCTCCAGCATCGCTGAAGAAGACATTTCTCAGTACTACTGCGAGGCTCAGAACTCCAGCACCCAGCACTCGGCACGACCTTCTTCGTTTGGGAAGCGGAAAG AGGACTGCCCCACAGCCTTGGCTGTAGCTGCTGGACTCTGCGGATGTTGGGGTGCCCTGGCCACAACGGTTCTCATCGCCAGACTGTGCGTGAGCAGGAGCAAGAAGAAGACGTCAAGCCCGCATAATAAG ATCACAGATGGTGAACATGATGTATATGCAGATTTAGATCCAGAGTCCAGGGCCTCCAATAGTGTGTACACTGATCTTACA ACTCTTCATAGCAGATCTCCAAACGcagcagcaggtgtgtga
- the sphk1 gene encoding sphingosine kinase 1, giving the protein MDPQASHQPNGLVGALHGEFTDALDHKLRYLLTLTDSCLTVQKITSPPPRDELVLRLVDSVGCRAHQDQDGADNAAYISAWFYPAVPRWMSSGRARQRAEHCFRLALTQDARANLEEAERWARAVRQGASRHSGRNPVPGAPCTQACKAQKMMLLVNPLSGRGRAMTLYTGPVQRMLIDAAVPHTLVVTERQNHARELVRSADLSEWSTLVILSGDGLLFEVINGLMEREDWEQAIHTPLAILPGGSGNALAASVHYYTQADPVWGMELLLSCGFLLCKGAVRPLDILSLHLSSGLRLFSFLSLAWGFIADVDIESERYRYVGAARFMVGTLVRLAWFRSYQGRLAFLPAREACADPPSDAAKPPPPTPGPDQHGPPDDLLAPLGEPVPADWTVVEERDFVLVLATSHSHLAEDLVAAPDAGPADGHIHLFYVRAGVSRATLLRLFLAMEKGTHLACDCPHLVYQRVRALRLEPATTPGVITVDGERVEYGPIQAQIHKGYARLISG; this is encoded by the exons ATGGACCCTCAAGCGTCCCACCAACCCAACGGGCTCGTCGGAGCGCTGCACGGAGAGTTCACGGACGCGCTCGACCACAAGCTCCGATATTTACTGACTTTAACGGACAGTTGCCTGACAGTCCAGAAGATCACGTCCCCACCGCCGCGGGACGAGCTCGTGCTGAGGCTCGTGGACAGCGTGGGGTGCCGCGCGCATCAGGACCAGGACGGGGCGGATAACGCGGCGTATATCTCCGCGTGGTTCTACCCCGCCGTGCCGAGGTGGATGAGTTCGGGCAGGGCTCGCCAGCGAGCGGAACACTGCTTTCGGCTCGCGCTCACCCAGGATGCTCGAGCCAACCTAGAGGAGGCGGAGAGATGGGCGCGCGCTGTCAGGCAGGGCGCCTCGCGCCACTCGGGACGCAACCCAG TTCCAGGTGCTCCATGCACTCAGGCATGCAAAGCTCAGAAGATGATGCTATTGGTGAATCCACTGAGTGGGCGGGGTCGGGCGATGACCCTCTACACAGGACCTGTGCAGCGTATGCTCATAGATGCTgctgtcccacacacactcgtggTCACag AGCGTCAAAATCACGCCCGTGAGCTTGTGCGCAGTGCTGACCTATCAGAGTGGAGCACACTGGTCATTCTGTCAGGGGATGGACTgctgtttgag gtgATCAATGGTCTGATGGAGAGGGAGGACTGGGAACAagccatacacacacctctggCCATCCTGCCTGGAGGCTCCGGGAACGCACTGGCTGCCTCTGTGCACTATTACACACA AGCGGACCCGGTGTGGGGTATGGAGCTGCTTCTCAGCTGTGGTTTCCTGCTGTGTAAGGGTGCGGTGCGTCCGCTGGAcatcctctccctccacctctcctctggcCTTCGTctcttctccttcctctccctcgCCTGGGGCTTCATCGCCGACGTGGACATTGAGAGCGAGCGGTACCGCTATGTTGGGGCAGCACGGTTCATGGTGGGCACTCTCGTCCGCCTGGCCTGGTTCCGCTCGTACCAGGGACGGCTGGCGTTCCTCCCTGCCCGAGAGGCGTGCGCAGACCCACCCTCCGACGCCGCAAAGccgcccccccccacgcccGGCCCAGACCAGCACGGCCCGCCCGACGACCTCCTCGCCCCGCTGGGCGAGCCGGTGCCAGCCGATTGGACGGTGGTGGAGGAGCGAGACTTCGTGCTGGTTCTGGCCACCAGCCACTCCCACCTGGCCGAGGACCTGGTGGCGGCTCCGGACGCCGGCCCGGCCGACGGCCACATCCACCTGTTCTACGTGAGGGCGGGCGTGTCGCGGGCCACTCTGCTCAGGCTCTTCCTGGCCATGGAGAAGGGCACACACCTGGCCTGCGACTGCCCGCACCTGGTGTACCAGCGGGTACGGGCCCTGCGGCTGGAGCCCGCCACCACGCCCGGGGTCATCACCGTGGACGGGGAGCGAGTGGAGTACGGGCCCATACAGGCGCAGATCCACAAGGGATACGCTAGACTCATCTCAGGCTGA